The proteins below come from a single Drosophila busckii strain San Diego stock center, stock number 13000-0081.31 chromosome X, ASM1175060v1, whole genome shotgun sequence genomic window:
- the LOC108605646 gene encoding protein penguin, producing the protein MLDTNKRKGPPAKAGSKEGAAPKKFLGPKTDNKFKRTGNKDGKRPFEAKGKNPNNKFAGKPKPGAAVQANAGEKQDWHKFKAEKKELKLKRKRTRDTYEVTQEVKKIYEQVKCRKTDNKSKLVENMYKILNVGDTISKVAQAHDTARVLQCMLKFATPALRAELSDKLMPHAVVMCQSTYAHFCIERMLKYGAPATKSKLVDSLMGNIVRLAGHNIASKLLDNIYLTATEQQRCYMRQEFYSDLYKKSKDAEVKTLSDTYKNASNMKASIMGAVKANLEHIANKNLVDSSLVHAVILEYVQATDDEKLEETVTALATLVPHMLSTKDGSEAAIICFYKSTPKNRRAIIKNIKEHLLKIALHEHGHVFLIALLNSLDDTKATKKAIYDHLHEELKTLVGNQYGRRVVQWLVAPGDTTCFHPGFIKTMDEGLVHGKKEKETRRKEILEQIEGPIADAMVEDATFWLSNSHIGLVTADILSKLSDEQYGKAVSALAPVITQANWLIFTVASELEKKSQKSKDVETIISEATAQRKKKKAAAAAPEPSDEESEAEAEGDEAVPLKKSKPELATAVEEAPVPTVPGIEDAGMHHVLKKLIKNDKKREGTTLSQQLLEHLNTEVLKSWLDINRACFVLVKLVEDSPELAKSCLAMVKEQKLNAQLLSGKTPGAKMLANKLGLTK; encoded by the exons atgctTGACACAAATAAGCGCAAGGGACCACCTGCCAAAGCTGGCAGCAAGGAAGGTGCCGCGCCGAAGAAATTCTTGGGGCCTAAAACGgacaacaaattcaaacgCACTGGCAACAAAGATGGAAAGCGCCCTTTCGAAGCCAAAGGCAAGAATCCTAATAATAAATTCGCTGGCAAGCCGAAACCTGGTGCTGCCGTCCAAGCAAACGCTGGCGAGAAGCAAGACTGGCACAAATTTAAGGCAGAGAAGAAGGAGCTTAAGCTGAAGCGCAAGCGAACCCGCGATACATATGAAGTGACACAGGAGGTGAAAAAAATCTATGAACAAGTAAAATG TCGTAAAACCGATAACAAGTCCAAGCTGGTGGAGAACATGTACAAGATACTCAATGTAGGCGACACCATCTCTAAAGTGGCACAAGCGCACGACACTGCGCGCGTACTGCAATGTATGCTTAAGTTCGCAACGCCAGCATTGCGTGCCGAGCTCTCTGACAAACTGATGCCACATGCCGTGGTCATGTGTCAGTCCACTTACGCACATTTTTGCATCGAACGCATGCTCAAATATGGCGCGCCCGCAACCAAATCCAAGCTGGTGGACAGCCTAATGGGCAACATAGTGCGTCTAGCAGGTCATAACATAGCCAGCAAGTTATTGGATAATATATATCTAACAGCTACAGAGCAGCAACGTTGTTATATGCGTCAGGAGTTCTATAGCGATCTCTACAAGAAATCCAAGGATGCTGAAGTTAAAACGTTAAGCGACACATACAAAAATGCCAGCAATATGAAGGCATCCATTATGGGTGCCGTCAAGGCTAATCTGGAGCATATtgccaataaaaatttagtGGACAGCTCGCTGGTGCATGCGGTTATATTGGAATATGTGCAGGCAACAGATGATGAGAAGCTGGAGGAGACAGTGACAGCACTGGCAACACTCGTGCCACACATGCTGTCAACCAAGGACGGCAGCGAAGCGGCCATTATATGTTTCTACAAATCTACACCCAAAAATCGACGC GCAATTATTAAGAACATCAAGGAACATTTGCTAAAGATTGCACTACACGAGCATGGACATGTTTTTCTCATAGCTTTACTCAATTCGTTGGATGATACAAAGGCCACCAAAAAGGCTATATACGATCATTTGCATGAAGAGCTCAAAACCTTGGTGGGTAATCAATATGGACGTCGTGTGGTGCAGTGGCTGGTGGCGCCTGGAGATACAACATGCTTCCATCCCGGTTTTATTAAAACCATGGATGAGGGCTTGGTTCATGGCAAAAAGGAAAAGGAAACGCGACGCAAAGAAATCTTAGAACAGATCGAGGGTCCCATTGCCGATGCTATGGTGGAGGATGCTACATTTTGGTTATCCAACAGTCACATTGGTCTGGTTACAGCAGATATACTAAGCAAAC TGTCGGACGAACAATATGGCAAAGCAGTCAGCGCGTTAGCTCCGGTTATAACACAAGCGAACTGGCTAATTTTTACTGTTGCCAGCGAGCTGGAGAAGAAGTCACAGAAATCTAAAGATGTGGAAACAATAATAAGCGAGGCAACAGCTCAGCGTAAAAAGAAGAAGGCAGCTGCGGCTGCACCAGAGCCAAGTGATGAAGAAAGCGAAGCCGAAGCTGAAGGCGATGAAGCTGTGCCGCTTAAGAAATCTAAGCCGGAGCTGGCGACAGCAGTAGAGGAAGCGCCTGTGCCCACAGTGCCAGGCATTGAGGATGCTGGCATGCATCATGTGCTCAAGAAGCTTATCAAGAATGATAAGAAACGTGAGGGCACAACCTTGAGCCAACAACTGCTGGAGCACTTGAATACTGAAGTG CTCAAGTCCTGGCTAGATATTAATCGCGCTTGCTTTGTGCTCGTCAAGCTGGTGGAGGATTCACCCGAGCTGGCCAAGAGCTGTTTGGCGATGGTCAAGGAGCAGAAACTAAATGCTCAGCTGTTGAGTGGCAAGACGCCGGGAGCCAAGATGTTGGCTAACAAACTGGGTTTAACAAAATAA